The Streptomyces cathayae DNA segment CCAGGACGTTGCGGGCCGCGTTGTGGTCGCGGTCGTGCACCGTGCCACATTCCCTGCACGCCCACTCACGGACGTGCAGCGGCTTGGGACCGTCCCGAAATCCACAGGCCGAGCAGACCTGGGAGGACGGGAAGAAGCGGTCCACCCTGGCGAAGGTGCGGCCATGCTTGACCGCCTTGTACTCCAGCATCCGGGTGAACGCGGACCATCCCGCGTCGTGCACCGACTTGGCCAGCCGGGTGCGGCCGAGGCCGGACACCGAGAGGTCCTCCACATACACCGCTTGGCTGTCGCGGATGATCTGTGTGGAGGCCTGGTGGTGGAAGTCCCGGCGCCGGTCCGCCACACGCGCGTGCTGGCGTGCGACCCTGCTGCGGGCCTTGGCCCGGTTCTTCGACCCCTTCTGCTTGCGGGACAGCTCCCGCTGAAGACGCTTGAGTTTCCTCTCCGCCCGGCGCAGAAACCTCGGAGAGGCGATCTTTTGGCCATCGGACAGCACGGCGAACGCGGACAGGCCGAGATCGATCCCGGCGTCGGTCTCCACGTCCGGGAGGACGTCCGGTGCGGTGTCCACGACGAAGCTGAGGAAGTACCGGCCACAGCTGTCCTTGGTGACGGTCACAGAAGTCGGGGCTGTGGGAAGCCGACGCGACCACTTGACCTTGAGGTTGCCGACCTTGGCCACGTACACCGTGCCGTCGTCCTGGAGGGAGAAGGCGTTGGAGTTCAGGCGGATCGACTGCCGGGTGTCCTTCTTCGACTTGTAGCGGGGCGGGCCCATCTTCCGGCCCCGCCGCCTGCCGGTGAGGCTGTCGAAGAAGTTCTTGTAGGCGGTATCCAGGTCCCGCAGCGCTTGCTGCAGGACGACCGCGGAGACGTCGGCGAGCCAGGCGCGTTCCGTGGTGCGCTTGGCCTGGGTGATGCGCAGCCGGGACAGCTCGGCCGACGTCACGTACGGCAGCCTGGCCGCGTGCGCTTCCTTGCGGTCGCGCAGGCAGTCGTTCCACACCACCCGGGCGCACCCGAAGGCACGCGCCAGCGCATGGCGCTGGGCGGCGTCGGGGTAGGCGCGGTAGTTGTAGCGAAGCTGCACAAACCGTGACGCTACTACGATTGGTCTCACCGAGGGGTGGAACGGCTGAAAGCGTGGCAGGCGCGGGGTACGGGCGTGGCAGGCGTGTCGTTTCGGCGATGCATGCGCGCTTGGTCTTCGTGACGGAGGGCCGGCACCGGGTGTTCGACGACGAGATGCCGGCGCGCTGCGAAGAGAGCATGCGCAAGGTGTGTGGGGACTTCGAGGCGGAGCTGAAGGAGTTCAACGGCGAACGCGATCACGTCCACCTCCTGGTGCACTACCCGCCCAGGGAAGCTGTCTCCAAGCTGGTCAACAACCTCAAGGGCCTCTTCGCTCGCCGGATGCGGCCGGGGGAGAATTCCCGGCCGGATCAACCGCGCCATCATGCACGGACACCTGTGGTCACCCTTCTGCTTCTCCGCGTCGTGCGGCGGGGCGCCGTTGGCGATCGTCCGTCAGTACATCGAGCAGCAGAAACGTCCACTCCAAAGTGCGCGTCAAAGCACTCTTGAGAAGCATTCGCCCCAGGCGCGAACACCGGGGCTTTCTGCAAGGAACCCGGTAGGTAACCGGGTGCACGACGGGGCCGGGTCCCGGCCGCGTAAGCTGGGGGCGGCCCTGTGTACACGCAACGCACCGCACCCGCTCAAGGAGCACCCCGTGGAGATCTTCTTCTCATTCCTGCTGGTCCTGGTCGCCGTCGGCGTCCTCGCCTTCGCCGGGCTGGCCGTGAAGAAGCTGTACCAGGGTCAGCGCTGACCGCCCACGTCCAGGAACTGCCACTGATGATCGAGATCCCGTCCGACCTCCACAAGGACCTTGTGCCGCTCGCCTTCCTGCTCGGCGACTGGGCGGGCGCCGGGGTGCACGACTTCCCCGGCGCCGAGAAGTGCAACTTCGGGCAGGAGGTCTCCTTCACCCACGACGGCCGGGACTTCCTGGAGTACAGTTCCCGCACCTGGGTGCTCGACGGGGACGGCAAGAAGGTCCGCCCCCTGGAGTCCGAGCACGGCTTCTGGCGGATCGACGCCGCCCGCAAGGTCGAGGTGACGATGACCCGCGACGACGGCGTCATCGAGATCTGGTACGGCGGGCTGGCCGACCAGAAGCCGCAGATCGACCTGGTGACGGACGCGGTGGCGCGCACCGCCACCGCTGATCCCTACAGCGGCGGCAAGCGGCTGTACGGCTACGTCAAGAGCGACCTGATGTGGGTCGGCGAGAAGCAGACCCCCGAGGTCGAGCTGCGCCCCTACATGTCGGCGCACCTGAAGAAGGTCGTCACCCCGGAGGACGTCGAGCGCTGGGCCAAGGCCCTCCCCGACGACATGCCGGACGACGGAATCGCCTTCTTCAAGTGAGCTCCCGGGCCGCACGGCCCCGGGTTCCGTGCCCCACGTCCCAGGGCCTCTCGTTCGGACCAGGCCCCGCGAGCCCGGCCTGATCCGAACGAGAAGCCCTAGACTCGTGGTGTGGTGAGCACCGACTGGAAGAGCGACCTCAGGCAGCGCGGCTACCGGCTGACGCCGCAGCGCCAACTCGTGCTCGAAGCCGTCGACACGCTGGAGCACGCGACCCCCGACGCCATTCTGGTGGAAGTGCGCAAGACGGCGTCAGGGGTCAACATCTCCACCGTCTACCGCACGCTGGAGCTCCTGGAGGAGCTGGGGCTGGTCAGCCACGCCCACCTCGGGCACGGCGCCCCGACCTACCACCTCGCCGACCGGCACCACCACATCCACCTCGTCTGCCGCGACTGCACCAACGTCATCGAGGCGGATGTGGAGGTGGCCGCCGAGTTCACGGCGAAGCTGCGCGACATGTTCGGTTTCGACACGGACATGAAGCACTTCGCGATCTTCGGCCGCTGCGAGGACTGCTCCCTGAAGCGTTCAACTACCGAGTCGTAGGCTAGGGGTATGAAGAGCCCTCTGCTGACCCTGCCCGGCGCCGTCCCCGCCGAGGGCGTGGACGAAGGCGTGGCCGCGCACTACGGCGACCTGTTCCGCGAGCAGCGCGCCCTCGCCGACGGCACCGGCTTCGTCGACCTGTCCCACCGCGGCATCGTCACCGTCTCCGGGGCGGAACGGCTGAGCTGGCTGCACCTGCTGCTCACCCAGCACGTCAGCGACCTCCCGCCGCACCAGGCCACCGAGGCGCTGATCCTCTCCGCGAACGGCCACATCGAGCACGCGCTCTACCTGGTCGACGACGGTGAGACGGTCTGGGCCCACGTCGAACCCGGCACCCAGGACGCGCTGATCGCCTACCTGGAGTCGATGAAGTTCTTCTACCGGGCCGAGGTCGCCGACCGCACCGCCGACTTCGCGGTGGTGCACCTGCCGGCCGGTTCCATCACGGAGGTGCCCGAGGGCGTCGCCGTCCGGGAGACGCCGTACGGCCGTGACCTGTTCCTGCCCCGCGCCGACCTGGAGTCGTTCGCGGAGAAGGCGGGGCCGCCGGCCGGCATCCTTGCCCACGAGTCGCTGCGGGTCGAGCAGCACCGCCCGCGGCTCGGTTTCGAGACCGACCACCGCACCATCCCGCACGAGCTGGGCTGGATCGGCGGCGCGGTGCACCTGCAGAAGGGCTGCTACCGGGGCCAGGAGACGGTCGCCCGGGTCCAGAACCTGGGCAAGCCGCCGCGCAGGCTGGTCTTCCTGCACCTGGACGGCAGCGAGGTCCACCTGCCGCCGGCCGGGACCGACATCCGGCTCGCGGACGACGGCCCGGACGGGCGCAGGATCGGCTTCGTCACCACGTCCGTACGCCACCACGAGCTGGGACCGGTCGCCCTCGCGCTGATCAAGCGGAACGTCCCCGTCGACGCCCGGCTGATGGCCGGGGACACGGCGGCGGCGCAGGAGACCGTGGTCGAGCCCTGAGCGTCGGGGCTCCGGCCTGCGGGCCCGAGCGCTCGAGGTCCGAGGATTCACGGGTCCGCGGGTCCGAGCGCTCGAGGGGACGGGTGCTCGAGCGCCCGCGGGTCAGACCTCCAGCAGGACGGTGAACGGGCCGTCGTTGGTCAGCGACACCCGCATCTGCGCGCCGAAGCGGCCCGTCGCCACCGTCGCGCCCAGGGAGCGCAACCGGGCCACCACCTCGTCGACGAGCGGTTCGGCGACGTCCCCGGGGGCCGCGGCGCTCCAGGTGGGGCGACGGCCCTTGCGGGCGTCGCCGTAAAGAGTGAACTGGCTGATCACCAGGAGCGGCGCGTCGATGTCGCTGCACGACTTCTCGTCCTGGAGGATCCGGACCGACCAGAGCTTCCGGGCCAGCTGGGCCGCCTTCTCCTTGGTGTCCTCATGGGTGACGCCGACGAGGACACACAGGCCCTCGCCCTCGATCGCCCCCACCGTCTCGCCGTCCACGACGACGCTCGCGCCGTCCACCCTCTGCACCACCGCACGCATACGTCCATCATGCCGGTCGGCGAACGGACGACTGACGGCGGCTCGTGCGGGACCCCGGTCGGGCTATTTTCACTCCTTACCCCCATCTGGGGCGGATCAGGGGCACTCGGTCACATAGCGGCCACCAGGGGTGGCACGATGCTGGCACACACCGGTCGAGGGGACGGTTGAGGCACATGAGCACACCAGGAACCGGGCAGCAGCCCGGCTCTGTCCGGTCGGCGGCCTTGTCGGCGCCGACCGGAGTGGGGGTCGGGGAACGCGTCGGGGAACAGGAGTTCCACCGTCCGCCCGCCCAGCGCACGGACAGTCCGGCACTGGAGCACGATCCGGCACCGGAGCCCGAGCTGATCGCACGCAGCCTGCCCGACCTGCGCACGCTGCGCCGTGACGCGCAGCGCGACGAGGCCGACCTCAGCTATGTGCGGCGGCTGCTCCAGGGGCGCATCGACATCCTGCGGGCGGAACTGGCCCGGCGTACGCCGGTGGACGGGCCGGGGGA contains these protein-coding regions:
- a CDS encoding RNA-guided endonuclease InsQ/TnpB family protein, with the protein product MQLRYNYRAYPDAAQRHALARAFGCARVVWNDCLRDRKEAHAARLPYVTSAELSRLRITQAKRTTERAWLADVSAVVLQQALRDLDTAYKNFFDSLTGRRRGRKMGPPRYKSKKDTRQSIRLNSNAFSLQDDGTVYVAKVGNLKVKWSRRLPTAPTSVTVTKDSCGRYFLSFVVDTAPDVLPDVETDAGIDLGLSAFAVLSDGQKIASPRFLRRAERKLKRLQRELSRKQKGSKNRAKARSRVARQHARVADRRRDFHHQASTQIIRDSQAVYVEDLSVSGLGRTRLAKSVHDAGWSAFTRMLEYKAVKHGRTFARVDRFFPSSQVCSACGFRDGPKPLHVREWACRECGTVHDRDHNAARNVLVEGRRIVAAGRAETPNACGAPVRRAPVPAQRGEAGSPRKARTSQAGIPGLQSREHVKIQPWRRSL
- a CDS encoding FABP family protein, which produces MIEIPSDLHKDLVPLAFLLGDWAGAGVHDFPGAEKCNFGQEVSFTHDGRDFLEYSSRTWVLDGDGKKVRPLESEHGFWRIDAARKVEVTMTRDDGVIEIWYGGLADQKPQIDLVTDAVARTATADPYSGGKRLYGYVKSDLMWVGEKQTPEVELRPYMSAHLKKVVTPEDVERWAKALPDDMPDDGIAFFK
- a CDS encoding Fur family transcriptional regulator; protein product: MVSTDWKSDLRQRGYRLTPQRQLVLEAVDTLEHATPDAILVEVRKTASGVNISTVYRTLELLEELGLVSHAHLGHGAPTYHLADRHHHIHLVCRDCTNVIEADVEVAAEFTAKLRDMFGFDTDMKHFAIFGRCEDCSLKRSTTES
- a CDS encoding YgfZ/GcvT domain-containing protein — protein: MKSPLLTLPGAVPAEGVDEGVAAHYGDLFREQRALADGTGFVDLSHRGIVTVSGAERLSWLHLLLTQHVSDLPPHQATEALILSANGHIEHALYLVDDGETVWAHVEPGTQDALIAYLESMKFFYRAEVADRTADFAVVHLPAGSITEVPEGVAVRETPYGRDLFLPRADLESFAEKAGPPAGILAHESLRVEQHRPRLGFETDHRTIPHELGWIGGAVHLQKGCYRGQETVARVQNLGKPPRRLVFLHLDGSEVHLPPAGTDIRLADDGPDGRRIGFVTTSVRHHELGPVALALIKRNVPVDARLMAGDTAAAQETVVEP
- the dtd gene encoding D-aminoacyl-tRNA deacylase translates to MRAVVQRVDGASVVVDGETVGAIEGEGLCVLVGVTHEDTKEKAAQLARKLWSVRILQDEKSCSDIDAPLLVISQFTLYGDARKGRRPTWSAAAPGDVAEPLVDEVVARLRSLGATVATGRFGAQMRVSLTNDGPFTVLLEV